The following are from one region of the Hypanus sabinus isolate sHypSab1 chromosome 14, sHypSab1.hap1, whole genome shotgun sequence genome:
- the dhx29 gene encoding ATP-dependent RNA helicase DHX29 isoform X2 — MGGKKKRRNEAVVSAAAAAAARVQRPETAQPVTNGKAQHPRPTVVKPATKENKVKAGPKTYSFGASSSSELSAAGNLDRSILKVVIKPDLEKKVIGLINQFKTQHSKSGTISGRLTAKKLQDLYSALEEFSFRAQDIEEAMKNTVVYGGDLHSALDWLCLNLPDESLPDGFSQKLQEEETKSKPKFQMPVKCATNHEVSEKKCNDNPRAKTTENQSSQVSMKDWILQYAEAASSGSDDEEINQDNKVPEKNYEKEEYFDPNTLYLELTAKLLDTKDRALLFKQNNNKHAQREAGERIKNLQQEIKELEKHPAFNPSIKMADFKKTDKSSTKPFDEAHDGALNLNFPEESAQKVKEETKHEPKDVRNFDYSSRSWTGKSPKQFLIDWCRKNIPTGPAPNYRKIPVGRFWKCSVRVNRQKDGILEVCPTILTEDSMQAQHLASTLALWHLVRGQAVHQLLPPTYRDVWIEWSEAEKQKTEKKKIEKNKPREQFISRLLNTLKQQPTTCVSMTAEDPEDSWENLITEDDFQSLSFDKQKTDNLDLTKIIFKNLQSSSKFQKHLKDRQFLPVFQHKMQILETLRKHRVVVVAGETGSGKSTQIPQFLLEDLLSSANPKCNIVCTQPRRISAVSLATRVCEELGCEEGPGGKNSLCGYQIRLETKVGESCRLLYCTTGVLLRKLQQDGLLTSVTHVIVDEVHERSVQSDFLLIILKEIMQKRSNLNLILMSATVDSDKFASYFGHCPVINIPGRIYPVQVLHLEDVIEVTGYVLEKDSEYYQPFSEEEEEINLTVTDKGGRTYQHQEYFVKGLIPSQNLTPELEQYSVRTRHAVQCMHPTKINVDLILELISYLERSSQYRAIDGAVLIFLPGLAHIQHLFDLLTTDKMFQDRKRYKVIALHSILSSQDQAAAFTIPPPGVRKIVLATNIAETGITIPDVVFVIDAGKTKENRYRESSQMSSLVETFISKANALQRQGRAGRVREGFCFRLYTKARYDSFIDYSVPEILRVPLEELCLHIMKCNHGSPEDFLARALDPPQIQVISNAMNLLRKIGACEINKPKLTPLGQHLAALPVNVKIGKMLIFGAIFGCLEPVAIIAAAMTEKSPFVTPVNGKDEANLVKAAMSLSNSDHLTIYNAYLGWKNVRRDGYRAEMAYCKKHFLSRTALLTMEKLHKVKHNHTLHLSTGIFRPMAGFCTRKR; from the exons GTCCAAAGACATATAGTTTTGGTGCATCCTCCTCAAGTGAACTTAGTGCTGCTGGAAATTTGGACAGATCCATTCTTAAG GTGGTCATTAAACCTGATTTGGAAAAAAAAGTTATTGGATTGATCAACCAATTCAAAACACAGCACAGCAAATCAGGAACCATATCTGGAAGACTCACAGCTAAGAAGCTACAG GATTTATATTCAGCTTTGGAAGAATTTTCATTTCGAGCACAAGACATTGAAGAAGCCATGAAAAATACTGTTGTTTATGGTGGAGACCTGCATTCTGCTTTGGATTGGTTGTGTTTGAATCTTCcggatg AGTCGCTACCTGATGGATTCAGTCAGAAACTGCAGGAAGAAGAGACTAAGAGCAAGCCCAAATTTCAAATGCCTGTAAAGTGTGCAACAAACCATGAAGTATCTGAGAAAAAGTGCAATGACAATCCTCGGGCAAAG ACAACGGAAAATCAAAGCTCCCAAGTGAGTATGAAGGATTGGATTTTACAGTATGCTGAAGCAGCAAGCAGTGGGAGTGATGATGAAGAAATCAATCAGGATAACAAAGTACCTgaaaaaaattatgaaaaggaaGAATACTTTGATCCA AATACTCTTTACTTGGAGCTGACAGCAAAACTACTTGATACCAAAGACCGGGCACTGTTGTTTAAGCAAAATAATAACAAACATGCTCAAAGAGAAGCAGGTGAAAGAATTAAGAATCTCCAGCAGG AGATTAAAGAGTTGGAAAAACATCCTGCTTTTAATCCTTCAATAAAGATGGCAGATTTTAAAAAGACTGACAAAAGCTCTACCAAACCTTTTGATGAAGCACATGATGGTGCCCTTAATTTAAATTTTCCAGAAGAATCTGCACAGAAAGTAAAAGAGGAAA CAAAACATGAACCAAAGGATGTGCGGAACTTTGACTACTCGTCGCGAAGTTGGACTGGTAAATCTCCCAAGCAGTTTCTGATTGACTGGTGCCGGAAAAACATCCCCACTGGTCCAGCTCCAAACTATCGAAAAATCCCTGTGGGTAGATTCTGGAAGTGTAG TGTAAGAGTAAACAGACAGAAAGATGGGATACTAGAAGTATGTCCCACAATTCTCACAGAAGATAGCATGCAAGCCCAACATCTGGCATCTACATTGGCTCTTTGGCATTTAGTAAGAGGACAG gCTGTACATCAGTTGCTTCCACCTACATATCGGGATGTGTGGATTGAATGGAgtgaagctgaaaagcagaaaaCTGAGAAAAAAAAGATAGAAAAGAATAAGCCTCGTGAACAATTTATCAGCAGACTGTTAAACACATTAAAACAGCAGCCAACTACTTGTGTTTCTATGACAGCAGAGGATCCAGAAGACTCCTGGGAGAATTTGATAACTGAAGATGACTTTCAAAGCTTATCTTTTGATAAACAGAAGACAGATAATTTAGATTTGACaaagattatttttaaaaatttgcagagTTCCAGCAAGTTTcaaaaacatttaaaagatagACAGTTTCTACCTGTATTTCAACACAAAATGCAAATTCTTGAAACCCTGCGAAAACATAGAGTAGTAGTTGTGGCAGGTGAAACTGGCAGTGGAAAAAGCACTCAAATACCTCAGTTCCTGTTGGAAGATTTACTGTCAAGTGCAAATCCTAAATGCAATATTGTTTGTACTCAGCCTCGAAGGATTTCAGCAGTGAGTTTGGCAACAAGAGTTTGCGAGGAacttggttgtgaagaaggcccTGGAGGAAAA AACTCTCTTTGTGGTTATCAAATCAGACTGGAAACAAAAGTTGGAGAATCATGTCGACTTCTATACTGCACCACAGGTGTTTTGCTGCGGAAACTACAACAAGATGGACTTCTTACCAGTGTGACCCACGTAATTGTGGATGAG GTTCATGAGAGAAGCGTTCAGTCTGATTTCCTGTTGATCATCTTGAAGGAGATAATGCAAAAACGCTCAAATCTGAACCTTATTTTGATGAGTGCAACTGTCGATAGTGATAAATTTGCTAGCTACTTTGGACATTGCCCTGTTATCAATATTCCTGGAAGAATTTATCCAGTGCAG GTTTTACATTTGGAAGATGTGATAGAAGTGACTGGCTATGTTTTGGAAAAAGATTCTGAATATTATCAGCCATTTTCTGAGGAGGAGGAAGAAATTAATTTGACTGTTACTGACAAAGGAGGAAGAACATATCAGCATCAG GAATATTTTGTTAAAGGGCTCATACCCAGCCAAAATTTGACACCTGAGCTTGAACAGTACAGTGTTCGTACCCGTCATGCTGTTCAGTGCATGCATCCGACTAAAATAAATGTGGATCTCATCCTGGAGCTGATTAGTTACTTGG AAAGAAGTAGCCAATACAGAGCAATTGATGGTGCGGTATTAATATTCTTACCAGGTCTGGCTCACATTCAACATCTTTTTGATCTTTTAACTACAGACAAAATGTTTCAAGATAGGAAAAG GTACAAAGTGATTGCTTTGCACTCTATCCTTTCATCACAAGATCAAGCTGCAGCCTTCACAATCCCACCACCTGGAGTTCGGAAG ATTGTTTTGGCAACAAATATTGCAGAAACAGGAATCACAATTCCCGATGTTGTCTTTGTCATTGATGCTGGAAAGACTAAAGAAAACAG GTATCGGGAAAGTAGCCAAATGAGCTCATTGGTGGAGACATTTATCAGCAAAGCCAATGCACTTCAGAGGCAGGGTCGAGCTGGTCGTGTTCGAGAGGGATTCTGTTTTCGTTTGTACACAAAAGCAAG GTATGACAGTTTCATAGATTACTCTGTCCCAGAAATCTTACGAGTACCCTTGGAAGAGCTTTGTCTTCATATCATG aaatgcaatcatgGATCTCCAGAAGATTTTCTTGCCCGAGCTTTGGATCCACCACAAATCCAAGTCATTAGTAATGCTATGAACTTGCTGAGGAAAATTGGAGCGTGTGAAATCAACAAACCTAAATTGACTCCATTAGGGCAACATCTTGCTGCCCTTCCAGTAAATGTGAAAATTGGGAAAATGTTAATTTTTGGAGCAATTTTTGGCTGTTTAGAACCTGTG GCAATCATTGCTGCTGCCATGACTGAAAAATCTCCCTTTGTTACTCCAGTGAATGGAAAAGATGAAGCAAACCTTGTAAAAGCAGCCATGTCATTGTCTAATTCAGATCATCTGACTATTTATAATGCATATTTAGG ATGGAAGAATGTGCGGCGTGATGGCTATCGTGCTGAAATGGCTTATTGCAAGAAACACTTCTTGAGCAGGACTGCACTTCTAACAATGGAG AAACTGCACAAGGTAAAGCACAACCACACCCTTCATCTGTCAACAGGGATCTTCAGACCAATGGCTGGATTTTGTACCAGGAAAAG